One Leopardus geoffroyi isolate Oge1 chromosome E1, O.geoffroyi_Oge1_pat1.0, whole genome shotgun sequence genomic window, CCCGTGATGGGCACCGAGGAGGCCGGGGCACTTGCAAAGGGTGGGGACTGCCACCCTGGGGCCAGAGGCGTGGAGGCTGCAGGAAACGAGGGACATGCCCCTCTCAGGACGAAAGGGACCTGGTAGGCCTGCTACACAGTCTTGCAACGACCCTCGAAAGTTTCTGCAAAACGCACGttcccaggctctgccctgaccagGCCTGGGCGACTCCTAAGTGCTGTCTGCTCAGTGTTTGTGACAGTGGCCGGGCCGTGCGTCCCACTCCCGTCCGCACCCGAGGGTGGGAGGCCGGGACGCACGCCGCCCAGGCTGGCGGATGGAGCGTGGGACCGCAACCATGTTTGtaaaggggaagtggggggggggcgggaggagaaTCACACCAATATAGACCCGCTCGGATGACTATTTTATTCATGCTGCTTCCGGGAAGGGATGTCAGAGCTGGACCAGTCTAAACTCTTGGAGGCTCTTCCGTTGGCCAAAGGGGATGCTGTTGGCCTGCTTACGGGTCCTCGATATCGAGAAATTCCTGCTTGGGGGGCGCCGCGCCGCGGTACCACGCACACGAGCCGTCGCTTCTCTTGATGCAGGCGAAGAACTTGGCCTGATGTCCGTTGATGTTCTTCTCCGTGACCCAGTCCATCCAGAGACATTCGTCCGGAGACGAGATGTAGCACGGGATCATGGGGCAGCGCGTGATCTAGGAAGAGGGCGCGGGGGCGGACTCGGTCAGGGGCCGAGGCCGCGCAAGGTGGCGCGTCCAGAACGTAGCCAACGCGCCTGGCCGAGCAACCGGGACTAGAGTTGAACCTGCCCCATCagtgccccgccccctccacttGCTAAGCAGCTGCAGGCACCTGCCTGAAGCAGGGacagggccgggggcgggggggaccctTGTGCATGGTGTCTGCGCCCCCAGATGCTGCAGGAGCGTGACCTTCCAGCTTCGGGCTAGCCCCACCCTCCTGGGAgcttaacaacaacaaagggTCTTAAATTTTCCGGAGCGAGGTGCCAGTCAAATAAAAAGGATGCCGctagctttggggcgcctgggtggctcagtcggttgagcgtccaacccttggtttcagctcaggtcacgatcccacggtttcgtgagttcaagccccacatcaggctctgcttgcGAGgctcattctgtctccctctctctctgcccctccctgctcatgcggtctctgtctctgccctcccccccccaaaaaaactttaaaaaaaggatgctATCTTGCTCTCAAGCGTGTGTGGGCTTTGAGGGGGTCGGCAAGCAGCATTTTGGTGGAGGAACAAGAGTCTACGAGAGGGAAAGGATGGAATTCAGTTTTGATTTCACGCCGGGCACTGGGGGTTCTGCTCCACGTATGCAAGGCTGCGGGTCGGAATTTGTATTTTGAATGAGCTCAGGAATAGGTTAGCGACGACGGTGTGCCAGTAAGCACTGGGCCAACCGGCTCGTCCCGATCCCTGCTGCTCTCCGGCCCCAGACTCACTTCCGGTGGCAGAGGGGCCCTGGTGCCCGCGGTGTTTCCTgcgctggggctgggggcgggggcactGGGGTGCAGGGCGGCGGGACGGACGGGATGCAGGCCTGGGGATGTCACCGCGTACAGGTGCATCTGACATGAGCGCGGCTGCAGCTGGGCTCGGCACAGCCTCTGTGCTGCTTCCAAGAAGGGGGGCTGGGACATTCTTTCCCTGTTCTCCCCACAGAATCCCTCCCCCTGGGAGGCTCTCCTTCCTGGAAGCCATAGGCCAGGTGGCTAGACAGCCCCGACCTCCCGCGGATCCCTCTGCAGGGGCACGCCTCGGGGATCTGTCCCCGGCCAGACAGCCTCGCTGGTGGAGAgaccgtgccccccccccacggccCCGTCCTAAGGACCTCGTGGACTGAGAAGCCAGGGATCAAAGCCCAGCGGTCTCCCTGGAGACGGAGGTGATGCAGTAAAGGCCCCAAAGAAGGAGGCACCGGCTTACCTTGCACTCACAGCCCATCTGGTACCTGTGGTTCAGGCTCTTCTTCTGGGTGGTGCTCAGGGTGTCCCAGGGCACGATGAAGTCACAGAGGGTGATGTGCAGCTTGCCGTTCCCCTCGGCCTTTCCTGGGGACACAGGGATCACCACGCTCAGGGCAAGATACACGTCCTCCTCCTGCCCATCTCCTGCACCTCAGCGTGGCTGGGGCGCAGGCAACTTTACTACTGACAAATACCGAGTGTCATGGCCTGTGTCGTGTCTCCTCCCACATCCCTGTGTCGAAGCCCTAATCCCCCAGCACCTCAGGATGTGCATTTGGAGCCTTCCCAGGGGTCATTAAGTTACATGAGGTcacaaggccccccccccccgccccataaGAACAGTGTCCTGATAAGAAGAGATCCAGACAGACGCGTACAGAGGGACGAGCAGGTGAGGCCACGGGGGGCAGGTGGCCCTGCCCCCGCCTGGATCTCGGACTCCCAGCCCCCAGGTCTGCGAGGAAACCAATCCCTGTTGGGGAAGCGGCCTCACGGCAGCCCCAGTGGGCTACTCCACCGTGGGTCGCTTGCTCTGAGTATAAAAGGGACGTGCGCTCGCCGTGGAGCACAGAACAGCACAACGGGAAAAAAACCTCCCGTTTCCATCACAGCTAACGCTTTGACGCATTTCCTTCCAATATCCTTTCATGCCCGTGGATGTGCACAGAAAAAATCACGCCGCATGCAGACCATACTGTTTcctgcttgtttgtttggtttttttcagaCATTTCCTCCATCTGATGAGGAACCTGTCTACCTGTCTGGGTTTTTCTACCACGAATGGCAAAACCTTGGAATCTCACGGAATTGGGAATCCGCTCCAAACTCCCttccctgggggcgggggggggggggggatgaggcactctttgtctctcataCCTCAGGCTCTTggttctgcccctcccttcctctgctgaAGAGTTCACGGGGACGGCCTTGGCCTTAGCCAAGCAAGAGACAAAGGCAGGCAAGCGAATTTTGGCGAATGACAGAACGTAAGGAGGGCTCGGGAGGTCGTTTCAAGTTCCGGCCCTGTGACCGCAATGGCATCGCGTCACGACGCACAAGTGCCCGGCGACGAGCGGCGGAgcctggcagagggcagggggaggctcCCCGGGGGGCAGACGGGAGCCTCGGGGGGCACCCTGGGCACACCGCACTGGGCAAAGCTCCGGTACATCCAACATAACGACCTCAGGCACAACACTGGGCGCAGAGAGAACCCGCTGACAGACACGTAGTTGAGTGACTAACGCGGCTTGTCGACTGCGGCGAGTAAATGCCACCGCGATCTCTGGCCAGGGGAGACGCGGGTCGGCTCGCCCGAGGCTGCAAGCGGCACGGGGACAGCCGGTGCACCAGGTGGGTTGCAGGAGGCACTCCCTGCACACGCGAATTCGGACACTCTGACCTCTGTTTTGACGGCTCCCCTGACTCTTGGGAGCCCTGTTCTCCCTTGTGTCTGTTTGCACTTGACATTCTAGGTGAAGGACGGAATCAACAAGCAGGACTGCCACTGCAGCATTCATTGTGACTCCCAACAAGTAACAAAGAGAAGTGCTTGGGTGGTTCTAAGTACTTTAGAAATAGGTATCTGGGGcagctctgtcggttgagcatccgacttcagctcaggtcatgatctcgcagttcgtgagttcgagccccgcatggggctctgtgctgacactgcggagcctgcttggtattctctctctctctctctctctgcccctttcctgctctttctcaaaataaataagcaaacaaaaaaataagtgtttggCTTTTCTCCCCTACTTTCTAGGAGTCCAGAGCAGCtaaggaagggagaaacagacagatGGCAAGTAACTTTCATTCCCGTCTCCTGGCTTCTCCTGGCATGCATGGCCCACGCAGGGAGGTACACCGTGGCCCTCCCCTGGCCCAGCCGGGTCGTTCTTTACAGACAGGCTGGGCCCGTGCTGGCTCTGCCCTCCCAACTTCTACAGGGATGTCTGCTGTCTTGCTTGGCTGGCATCAGCGTCCCACTTCCTGCCGCTTTTCgccgtcctttttttttttttttttaatgtttatttatttctgagacagagcacccatgggggaggggcagagagagaaggagacacagaatcggaagcaggctccagcctctgagctgtcagcacagagcgtgacacggggctcgagctcgtgaactgcgagatcacggcctgagccaaagtcggacgctcaacggactgagccacccaggcgcccccattgtcTGTCTTCCCTGGTGACCTGTTCACCACGAATTCGAGCTTCCGCCAAGACTAGGGCATGGAAGGACACGCGGTGCAATGCAAACTGCCTGTCTTCTGTGGCCCTGGTTACGGGGATACCAGTGACCTCGGACGTCGGGTATAAAGTCCAGCAGCATCTCCGGATCTTAAAAGGACACCCTTTTGGTACAGGGACGGGTACCAAGACTTGGGCGGGCACGCGTGATGTGCCCGTCTGTCACATTCTACTACATCTGCCTTGGAAAAACACACAGTCCTTTCGGActggagaggaagacaggaattaattaaaatttgtaaCTGAGGACCgtacccttttttttcctctcggAGGAGAGGACCGCAGAAGAAAATTACAGGGCCCGTTCTAGAACAGTTCCCGCACACGAGTGTCTCATGGTGCCCGGCTCAACACGTGAACTTGAATCATCAGCCCGAGAGGAGGTGGGCTGCTTCGGGCCGGCTGAGTTGTCTGCTGCGCCCCGTGATTTCTGGGTGGCCCATCCTGACCCCAGGAGGACGAGATGGAGAGCCTGTGCTCAGAAAGTGAACAAGACTGGATCCAGAGCTATCTCACCGAGCTGGGGAAGAAATCAGATGAGCGAGGCCCCGCCTGTCAAGGGTGGGCCAGCTGCTGCCAGAAGTGCCTTTTGTGGCTCTCAGGCCATCAGGAAATTgcaaactaaaaatcaattaaaaataagtagaggggcccctggggggctccatcgattgagagtccgacttcggctcaggtcatgagctcgcggttcgtgagttcgagccccgcgtcgggctctgtgcggacagctgggagcctggagttgcttcggattctgtgtctccctctctctgcccctcccccacttgtgctctgtctctctctctctctctctctctgtctctctctctcaaaaataaacagacatcaaaaataaattttaaaaacccagctTCATTCGGACACAGAAGCCTCGTCCTTTCAGAACAAAATAAGCAGACTCTCCTATGAGGTCCCCCAAAATAACACAAAGTAACCACTAGCAAAAGAACCACCACAACGCTGTCATGTGCACCTCGGCTCTCGTTTTGGACCCACGCTTTCCAGGCAGCCACGCGGCTTCCTCGCACTCTTCCCGGTCAGTGGGACGGGGACACGACATGCCAGGGCTCCTGACTGCTGGACAGGATCCGCCTTCTGGGCTGTCCCCACTGCTGTCCCCCACTGCCCGTCCTCAGGGAGTAAAGGGCAATGCCCAGGTCCTCGGAATCGCTGGGCAAGCAGCAGGCCTGACCACAAGGGGCTCCGGGAGAGGAGAGTCATGTCCGCAGAGCCCCTGCGTGAGGGAGGGGACCGACCTCGGCTGCTGGGGCTCAGCCCTGCTGtgtgcgtgctctgtctctctctcaaaaataaacaaacgttaagaaaaaatgCTGCTGCCAGGGCCACACCCCGGGAGATTCTGCTTGACCCGGCCTGCGGTGCTCCTTGGGCACCAGGGCCGGTAGCCAACCCCCCCGGGAATTCTCGCACTcggtgcgggggaggggccgcTGGCTTAGAGGCTGGGCAGCGAGACCTCCACAGCCTGGACCCGACCAACGAAACGGCAGAGTGTGAGAGCCCGGCGCGGCGCGGGTGTGCGGAGAAGTGCCCAACACCCTACCCCCCGCCCCGGCACAGCATCAGCATCTGCCCAAAAAAGTCTGCACCCTAGACATACCCCAATGTCAAGCGACCAACAAGCCACCAAGCAGAACCTAACAACTGGTGTGGGGAAGCGGGTTCAGGCACACGCCCCCGGACCTGGGCCACGGGGTTCGTCTACTcggttttcctcatctgtaaaatggggatcacgGCAGTGCCTTCCTCATAAGGGGTCGTAAGGATCGGACGGAATCTGCACGAAAAGCTTTTAGAGCCCGCCAGGGCCAGGAAAGGGGCGCCACGATTTCCGGTCGCAGGGAGACAGTGGAGACGTGCGTGAAGCCAGGCCTAGGTCACCttcccacccaggagcccccgccCGGAGGGGACCCTGGCCCGCCCTCCTTCCAGCAGCTCTGGAAGCTCTGCAGTTTGGGCGGCTGCCTCTAGAGGGCGACGTGAGGAGACGCGGGGTGAGGCGTGTAGGTTAAAGCCCTGCTCCACCCGATGCGGGAACCTGGAAACCGTGGACCTGTCAGGGCGCCGAGTTCCCGCCACCATGCAAGGTTCTGTCTCCTTTGCCTTCTCTCCAGGGCTTATTTTGCTCATCATAAAAGCAATAGATGTCACTCGTAAAAATTTAGCGAGCATAGGGAAGCATGAAAAAGGAGACAGGCCTGAGGCTGACTGTCCCCCTGCACCTGCTGACCTGGGTCTCTAACAGCCGCCCCTGGGCACCCGCACCACGTGTTCTGTGCACCTGCCCGGCCCCGCCGTCCCCTGCCTCGCCGTGACAAGCACAGTCAGGAAGGTCTCCGCTTCGTGATTTtgtccccatccctctctctccgattgactttatttttctcatcggAAAAACAGTAGATGCCGccaatgtaaaatggtgcagctgctttggaagacagtctggcagCCCCTCAAATGCTTAAACGTAGTCACCATATGCCCTGGAATTCTACTCCCACGTACcggcccaagagaaatgaaaacaccgCTACGCGGACACCTGATCACGGGTGTGAACGGCAGCCTCGTGCCTAAGCGCAAAGGTGGAGACAACCCCAGCGTCCACGACAGACCGCGGTCTGCTCGGCCATAGAAAGGGGACAAGTTCTGATTCATGCTACAACCTGGACGGAGCTGTGAAACGACCCCATGGAGTGAGGGACGTCGCGCACGAAGGACCACGCATATTCTGTGATTCCATTCAGAAGCCTCTGAAACAGGGAAACCCACGGAGTCATGAAGTAGACTGGGGGGTGCTGCAGCTGGGGGAggagcgtgggggggggggcggccaggAAGGTAAAACCGCGAAAGGGTACGGAGTTCTCTCCGACGGTGGCTGCGGTTGCCCATCTTGATGACGGAGGTATCACACCAGTGAATGACGCCCTTTGAACGGTGAGTTGTATGGTGTGTGAGTTCTAGCTCAAGAAAACCTAAACTATAATAGATGCTCATAAGAAAACGTTtaggggactcctgggtggctcagtcggttgagcacctgactttggctcgggtcgcgatcttgcagtctgtgagttcgaaccccacgtctgggctctgtgctgacggtgcggaagcctgcttgggattctctctctccccctctctctctgcccttccccggctcgtgttctctctctctctcaaaatacataaataaactaaaaaaaaaaaaaaaaaaaagaaagaaacgaaaaaaatgaaaaaaaaaaaaaaaaggaaaaaggatgagCAGAGTCGCCGCACAGGTCAAGGACCTCATAACATCAGCAGATTTAACACAAGGTCTCAACCCCTCTCCGCCTCCCGCCCAGCCACGAGTGCCTCCGGCATCTCGCGCACGACTCCCCCTCAGGAGCAAAACGCAAACCCTCTCACCTCCTGGTGTCTGCCCGACCGCAGATTCCCCGTGGACACTGGTTTACCGTGTCTCCCCATGAAGCCACACTGGATCCCCCGTTCTGGGGGGCAAGTGAGAATCCACCAGGAATTCGCAGAcgggaaagggcagggaggccCAGAGACCTCGGGACGGCCTCTCGGCGTCAGGACCCGGGACTCTGTCCCGCCTCGTGGTTTCGCCAGGTCCCACCCTGGAGACGCGGCCCTGGACGGTCCCTGACAACGTTCCAGGgcatatccacacacacacctgcaatGAGATATTCCTTCTTCCCTCCGATGTCCAGAGAGACCCCGCACACAGCAGAGGAAGGAGCCGTGTAGATAAACTCTATGTCCTTGTCAGGTCCTTTGAACATCTGGGAAGACAAGGATAAGGAAACGTGAGGAGAGCCGGTCCGCACAGCTAACAAGGTCCGGGTCCCACGCGTAACATCCTGGGGAGGGGCCGCTCGACCTGCACCTGTGGTACCACCAGCATGGGAAAGGGGGGCAGAAGGTTCTAGTGAGCTAGAAGGTGGCCATTCCCGCTGCAGACTGATTCTCTGGAGACACTCCTCACGTAGTGTGGCAGCTATCAGCACGCTGGGCGTGACTCTTGTCACCTGGAGGAAACCGTCTCGGACGCCCGACTCTCCCTACCACCGACAAGGTCATTTCGGAATCTCCGGGGAGAGGCCCGTGTATCTCCAGGTGGTTCTCACCCGTCGTGGAGGGACACCCCGCGGTGCACTGCCAGGAATTTGGGTCAAGCGTTGGCTGCGTGATGGGGCCCCGGGGCGGGACTGCACCCTTGCAATTAGGATGCGACTCCCCGGGGCCGATGGGGTTTGACTTCTCGCCTGCGGATCTACTGACTGACCTACTGAACGCGCCTGCAGCCCACGTGGAGGGGGGTGCACTGTTCCCCGGGAGGAGGTGACACAGGCAGAACCCACCACAGCCAGGGGTTCCTGTGGCCCCACCAGGGGTGGTGACAGGCAGGGACGTGAGTGTGCACCGAGGACAGTCCCCCACCCCGGCCGTGGGGCGCAGCCCAGGGGGCGCCCTCGGGCTTCGGGCACCTCACCAGGATTTTGCTGGGCCTAAATCAGAGTCAACAGCGTTGGTtttgggggacaggatggggggaggaggggctttCAACAAGCAAACGCCAATGGAATAGGGTCATCTCAATGTCATGATAAACCGGCTTTGAGACAGCTCGTCCCACCCACGCCAGGAAAGGTTAGGCCGATGGTGACGACAACACGCTCTATTAATCACCAAAGGACAAGAATTGTTCTTCGGTGTCGACACCGGCCTTTTCACGATGCCTCAATGAGGTCTCAGGAACAGAGACgctctctctcccgctcatgGCACACGCCCTCTTAACTGCCACAGATGCAGCGAATAAGCATTTCATTGACCTTCTGATAACGTTTCCggctaaaaataacatttttgtaacGAAGTTAAATATGCACGGCTACAACTCCCACCTTGACAAAGCCCTTTCTCCAGCTACAGCCTAGAATCTCCTTCTCTCCCGCAGACCGAGTTAGCTACTGTTGCCAACGATCACGATCACGGTCCTCCAGGGCTGGTCCTGTCTTTCCAAGCCCCGCCCTCTGCCCCGTCTCCCCTCAAATACGGGCTCCTTGCCCTTGAACACGAACACACGTTCCGAAAAAACTACgcattgccccccaccccctgcatctGTCCGCCCCTCTGCCACCCGGCCGATGTTCCTCTCCGTCACCGGCCGGGCTACGGTCTCCATCCTTCCTTCACGTTCCCTTGCAAGAAGCTGGCTCCCACCACACCTGCCCAGAggactccttccttcctcttagaATTTAAAGCTCACCAGGCAAGACTAGAGCCCACAGCACAGTGTGGGGGGAAATGAGGCCTCCCAGACGCAACGACCAAGGTCTCCTGGCTTCGAACCTCGCCCTAGCTCAGCCGAGGACAGGCACCCGTGGAATGGTCCATAGAAACTCTGGCACACTTGCTGATAACGCTGAGGGCCTGCCCCGAATTTACGACCCATCACAAGGAAGAGGACACATTTTTGAAGTAACCAAGTCGACGGAACGCAGCAGGTCCACACGACTTTTCAGGCATTTACGGATAAGGAAAATCAGATCGACTTGTGGCTCGAAGCCCTTAGGTCTGCTCCACGGGGGCCGCACTGCATTCCCCGAGACCCCGGGGCACCTCCTCATGGTTTCCCgcctctgggggcgggggggggggcccaacCTTGCTCCCAACCTTCCCGCTGCTCTGCCCAGTGGGGCAGCCTGGTGACAGTCTCCCTTACCTTTATCTGCTTGATCTCATACTGAATCCGCTTGATGGGGTTGCCGTAGATGTCGTTCCCGGAGTCTACTTCCTTTACGCTGACCGCTTTGGCCCTAATCACTGCAAAATAAAGACACGGAGGTGAGGAGAGTCCTCCCTGTGCCGTCCTGGCtctgagcaggggtgaggggctgcagggaggcgGGAGGCAGGGGGCAAGATGACCCCAGCCCTTAACATGGCACCGGACCCCTCCCAAGCTCAGCGGGGAGGGTCAAGAGGTAAAGCCTTAAGAGCCCCCCTTCTGGTCCCAAGAATCGGTCCACGGGAGCCAGAAGCAGAAGCCCGATCTCTCGCGACCAGTGGGGTTACTGGTAGGCACCGATGTGGACAAAGCGCTTTGTTGAGGTCACGCCTGAGTGCTCTGGGGCTTTTGCAAATTCTCTCCACTGTGTATGCAGGTGGCTGGGGAAGCAGATAAGCAAATTAACTGGTCCGCAATCATCATTGTGCAGCTAAGATGGGGAGCCTCCTACCACCCAGCCTCCGTCCGCAGCCTACTGGCAAACAGGCTTTTTTTTCCAGGCTGAAGGCAGGAGAGTAACAGCCTCCCCAAGAGGCCTTGTCGTGTTTAGGATtgggcggggcggaggggggggtggtCTTCGATCTGAAGAGTCTATCCCCTATGGCTAATCTGTCCTAAAAGTGTCCCTGAAAGATGTCCTGTGGCTGACTCTCCTTGATAACGACACAGGTTCTACAGGGAGCACGACAGAGGAAGGGTCGGAGCGCTTTACCCGCCAAAGGGTATCGAACCGGGTGAGGAGGCAGTCACGGGCATCCCGGCCGACATACGGGGCCGCTGCCACGGAAGGAGCCCCCATGGAAGGAAAATGACCCCAGACTGGGACACAaggtgaaggagagggaagaggccGGGCTGGGAAGGTTCTGGAGTGTTTGCAAGAGCCCGAGGCTCGTGGGCCGTGCCCCCCACACGGCCTCCTCCTAGCAAGGCAGGCAG contains:
- the TIMP2 gene encoding metalloproteinase inhibitor 2: MGSAARSLRLALGLMLLLGTLLRRADACSCSPVHPQQAFCNADVVIRAKAVSVKEVDSGNDIYGNPIKRIQYEIKQIKMFKGPDKDIEFIYTAPSSAVCGVSLDIGGKKEYLIAGKAEGNGKLHITLCDFIVPWDTLSTTQKKSLNHRYQMGCECKITRCPMIPCYISSPDECLWMDWVTEKNINGHQAKFFACIKRSDGSCAWYRGAAPPKQEFLDIEDP